In one Bifidobacteriaceae bacterium genomic region, the following are encoded:
- a CDS encoding GNAT family N-acetyltransferase yields the protein MSCGPWRAAPLSEAHDLSEFSCGKSPLDNWLRGSARRADRQNTARTYVWEDANLAVVAYFAVAPTAVSRVGLPRSASGGASVIPSYLLAKLALDQRLQGQGLGTFLLLDALETICSAARTGAGRLVVVDAIDHAALSFYLAHGFRPLGEGPRAYLPVAAAERVTRNHAESPQV from the coding sequence ATGAGCTGCGGCCCCTGGCGGGCGGCACCGCTGTCCGAAGCCCACGACCTATCTGAGTTCTCCTGCGGCAAGTCGCCGCTCGACAATTGGCTGAGGGGCAGCGCCCGCCGGGCCGACAGGCAGAACACCGCCCGCACCTACGTCTGGGAGGACGCGAACCTGGCCGTCGTCGCCTACTTCGCTGTCGCGCCCACCGCCGTCAGCCGGGTCGGCCTGCCCCGCTCCGCCAGCGGGGGCGCGAGTGTGATTCCGTCCTATCTCCTTGCCAAGCTCGCGTTGGATCAACGCCTGCAAGGCCAAGGCCTGGGCACGTTCCTGCTGCTGGACGCGCTCGAGACCATCTGCTCCGCCGCCCGCACGGGCGCTGGCAGGCTGGTCGTCGTGGACGCCATCGACCATGCGGCGCTCTCGTTCTACCTCGCCCACGGCTTTCGCCCCCTCGGGGAAGGCCCCCGCGCTTACCTCCCGGTCGCCGCCGCCGAGCGGGTGACGAGGAACCACGCCGAGTCGCCGCAAGTCTGA
- the purQ gene encoding phosphoribosylformylglycinamidine synthase subunit PurQ has protein sequence MTTRIGVVTFPGTLDDRDALRAVRLAGAEGVPLWHGDRSLHGVDAVVLPGGFSYGDYLRAGAIARFAPVMESIVAAAGGGLPVLGICNGFQVLTESHLLPGSMVKNNHLTFICREQRLRVENNGTAWTNQFAHGQEIVIPLKNQDGQFVADQRTLDQLEAEGRVAFRYQGWNPNGSRRDIAGITNEAGNVVGLMPHPEHAVEQGFGPDSAAGPRAGRDGLSFFASVIHHMAETGTALARG, from the coding sequence ATGACCACCCGCATCGGGGTGGTCACCTTTCCGGGCACCCTCGACGATCGCGACGCTTTGCGCGCAGTCCGGCTGGCAGGCGCGGAGGGCGTGCCGCTTTGGCACGGCGACCGGTCGTTGCACGGGGTTGACGCGGTGGTGCTGCCGGGCGGTTTCTCCTACGGGGATTACCTGCGGGCGGGCGCGATCGCCCGGTTCGCGCCGGTCATGGAGTCGATCGTGGCCGCCGCGGGCGGCGGCCTGCCCGTCCTGGGGATCTGCAACGGCTTCCAGGTGCTGACCGAATCACACCTGCTGCCGGGGTCCATGGTCAAGAACAACCATCTGACGTTCATCTGCCGCGAACAGCGGCTGCGGGTTGAGAACAACGGGACAGCGTGGACCAACCAGTTCGCCCATGGCCAGGAGATCGTCATCCCCTTGAAGAACCAGGACGGCCAGTTCGTGGCGGACCAGCGGACTTTGGACCAGCTTGAGGCCGAAGGCCGCGTGGCGTTCCGCTACCAGGGCTGGAACCCGAACGGCTCGCGCCGGGACATCGCGGGCATCACGAACGAGGCGGGCAATGTGGTCGGGTTGATGCCGCACCCGGAGCATGCGGTCGAACAGGGCTTCGGCCCGGACTCGGCGGCCGGCCCAAGGGCCGGCCGGGACGGCCTTTCCTTCTTCGCCTCGGTGATCCACCACATGGCAGAAACGGGGACGGCTCTAGCCAGGGGCTGA
- a CDS encoding phosphoribosylaminoimidazolesuccinocarboxamide synthase encodes MTTSEAVNPLELEGWEYVTSGKIRDIYEPSVYSPFSDVILVVTTDKISAYDYVMPTLIPDKGKILTALSVWWFDQLREIVPNHLVSLEVPEAVKGRAMICQRLVMYPVECVARGYLTGSGLAEYQRTGEVTGIKLPEGLSDGDRLPYPIFTPATKAEQGEHDENVPLSYVAEQLGADTAERLRDTTLKLYTRAEEIARERGLILADTKFEFGAEAANGLLTLGDEVLTPDSSRYWDARSWEPGGPQPSFDKQFLRDWLTKESGWDRNSEPPALPDGIVEKTRERYIEAYERLTGMAFFA; translated from the coding sequence GTGACTACCTCAGAAGCTGTGAACCCCCTCGAACTTGAGGGCTGGGAATACGTGACCTCCGGCAAAATCCGCGACATCTACGAGCCGTCCGTCTACTCACCGTTCAGCGACGTGATCTTGGTGGTGACCACTGACAAGATCAGCGCCTACGACTACGTGATGCCGACCCTCATCCCGGACAAGGGCAAGATCCTGACGGCGCTGAGCGTCTGGTGGTTCGACCAATTGCGGGAGATCGTGCCCAACCACCTGGTGTCCTTGGAGGTGCCGGAGGCGGTCAAAGGCCGCGCCATGATCTGCCAGCGCCTGGTTATGTACCCGGTCGAATGCGTGGCTCGCGGCTACCTGACCGGCTCCGGACTGGCCGAATACCAGCGCACAGGCGAGGTGACGGGCATCAAGCTGCCGGAGGGGCTGAGCGACGGCGACCGCCTCCCGTACCCCATCTTCACGCCCGCGACCAAGGCCGAGCAGGGCGAACACGATGAGAACGTGCCGCTGAGCTACGTCGCGGAGCAGCTTGGGGCGGACACCGCCGAACGCCTCCGCGACACCACGCTCAAGCTCTACACCAGGGCTGAGGAGATCGCCCGCGAGCGCGGCCTGATCCTGGCGGACACCAAGTTCGAATTCGGCGCCGAAGCCGCGAACGGCCTGCTGACCTTGGGCGACGAGGTCCTCACCCCGGACTCGTCCCGGTACTGGGACGCCCGCTCCTGGGAGCCGGGCGGCCCGCAGCCCTCGTTCGACAAGCAGTTCCTGCGGGACTGGCTGACCAAGGAGTCGGGCTGGGACCGGAACTCGGAACCGCCGGCGCTGCCGGACGGCATCGTCGAAAAAACCCGCGAACGCTACATCGAGGCGTACGAGCGGTTGACGGGCATGGCGTTCTTCGCCTGA
- a CDS encoding phosphoribosylformylglycinamidine synthase subunit PurS translates to MARVIVDVMPKPELLDPQGKAVAGALPRLGFTQFQAVRQGKRFELEAAGPPTPELLEAARQAATVVLSNPVIEDVVSVRFDQADDAVAGDPA, encoded by the coding sequence ATGGCACGAGTGATTGTTGACGTCATGCCCAAGCCGGAGTTGCTGGACCCGCAGGGCAAGGCTGTGGCCGGCGCGCTGCCGCGACTCGGCTTCACCCAGTTCCAAGCCGTCCGCCAGGGCAAACGCTTCGAGTTGGAGGCGGCGGGGCCGCCCACGCCGGAGTTGTTGGAGGCGGCCCGCCAGGCCGCGACGGTCGTGTTGTCGAACCCGGTGATCGAGGACGTGGTCTCGGTCCGCTTCGACCAAGCCGACGATGCCGTCGCGGGAGACCCGGCATGA
- the purD gene encoding phosphoribosylamine--glycine ligase: MKILVLGSGAREHAIVHALAREGGHQLHAAPGNPGIGTLAELHEVNLASGPAVALLARRLKADLVVIGPEAPLIDGVADSLRAARVPCFGPGAAAARLEGSKAFAKEIMGAAGVPTAGAVSAATPAQTAAALDRFGAPYVVKNDGLAAGKGVVVTDSREAALDHAQACFDEGSTVVIEEYLDGPEISLFCVTDGATVLPLAPAQDFKRVHDDDKGPNTGGMGAYSPLPWAPPDLTGQVLDRVARPVVAEMGRRGIPFQGLLYCGLALTSRGLKVVEFNARFGDPETQVVLARLETPLSGLLLDAAMGRLDRARPLVWTEEAAVTVVIAAENYPGTPVTGGVITGIDQANAIPGVYVLQAGTKLDDAGRLVAAGGRVLSVVGLGPTLAAARDRAYAGARAIHLDGSHHRTDIALRAAL, from the coding sequence GTGAAGATCCTTGTGCTCGGGTCGGGAGCCCGCGAACACGCCATAGTCCACGCGTTGGCCCGCGAGGGCGGCCACCAATTGCACGCGGCCCCCGGCAACCCGGGCATAGGGACGCTCGCCGAACTCCACGAAGTGAACCTCGCCTCGGGTCCGGCGGTGGCGCTGCTCGCCCGGCGCCTGAAGGCGGATCTTGTGGTAATCGGCCCGGAGGCGCCCCTGATTGACGGCGTGGCGGACTCGCTGCGGGCCGCCAGGGTTCCGTGCTTCGGCCCCGGCGCCGCCGCGGCCCGTCTGGAGGGCTCCAAGGCGTTCGCCAAGGAGATCATGGGGGCGGCCGGGGTTCCCACGGCGGGCGCGGTGAGCGCCGCGACCCCCGCCCAGACGGCCGCCGCGCTGGACCGGTTCGGCGCCCCGTATGTGGTCAAGAACGACGGCCTGGCCGCAGGCAAGGGCGTGGTGGTCACAGATTCGCGCGAGGCTGCGTTGGACCACGCGCAGGCCTGCTTCGACGAGGGCTCCACGGTGGTGATCGAGGAGTACCTGGACGGCCCGGAGATCTCCTTGTTCTGCGTCACGGACGGCGCCACCGTGCTCCCGCTGGCCCCGGCCCAGGATTTCAAGCGCGTCCACGACGACGACAAGGGCCCCAACACGGGCGGCATGGGTGCGTACTCGCCGCTCCCGTGGGCGCCCCCGGACCTGACCGGCCAGGTGCTGGACCGGGTGGCCCGCCCGGTGGTCGCGGAAATGGGCCGGCGCGGCATTCCGTTCCAGGGGCTCCTCTACTGCGGCCTGGCGCTGACCAGCCGGGGCCTCAAAGTGGTCGAGTTCAACGCCCGCTTCGGCGACCCGGAGACCCAAGTGGTGCTGGCCCGGCTGGAGACCCCGTTGTCGGGGCTGCTCCTCGACGCGGCCATGGGCCGCCTTGACCGGGCGCGGCCGCTGGTCTGGACCGAGGAGGCGGCCGTGACCGTGGTCATCGCGGCCGAGAACTACCCCGGCACGCCCGTCACCGGCGGCGTGATCACCGGCATTGACCAGGCGAACGCCATCCCGGGCGTCTACGTCCTGCAGGCGGGCACCAAGTTGGACGATGCCGGCCGCCTGGTCGCGGCCGGAGGCCGCGTCTTGTCGGTGGTCGGCTTGGGCCCCACCCTGGCCGCCGCCCGCGACCGGGCTTACGCCGGCGCCCGCGCCATCCACCTGGACGGTTCCCACCACCGCACCGACATAGCGCTGCGCGCGGCTCTCTAG